Proteins encoded within one genomic window of Prosthecobacter fusiformis:
- the dnaN gene encoding DNA polymerase III subunit beta: MKFTISKESLQQAIQQVQHVVSARTTLAILSNVLLRAKNGVLELTTTDLDVGVTCSVAADVEEEGATTLPARRLATIVRELPAENIEISVDEKNVASIRSGPSYFKVLGLTSEEFPALPRFDDAREFRIDQQILRDCLKKTSYAISTDETRYVLNGILFSFKNNTLTMVATDGRRLAMVEQELEFPQSQEVDIIVPTKAVNELARLLGDLGEVIIRVTNSQVGFDLGDGLLISKLIDGNYPNYRQVIPGEAKERIALEREVFLKAISRVSLLASEKSNSVKFQFTPGQVEIIASSPDIGEARETIAINYKGASITIAFNPEFTMAPLRNLSADEVHLHLIDEISPGVLRTGTNFLYVLMPMRVNS; encoded by the coding sequence ATGAAGTTCACGATCAGCAAGGAATCTCTCCAGCAGGCCATCCAGCAGGTGCAGCACGTCGTCAGTGCCCGCACCACCCTGGCCATTCTTTCCAACGTCCTGCTCCGCGCCAAAAATGGCGTCCTGGAACTCACCACCACGGATCTGGATGTCGGTGTCACTTGCAGCGTCGCCGCTGACGTCGAAGAAGAAGGGGCCACCACGCTTCCTGCCCGCCGTCTTGCCACCATCGTTCGCGAGCTTCCGGCTGAAAACATCGAGATCAGCGTGGACGAAAAAAACGTCGCCTCCATTCGCAGCGGCCCTTCCTACTTCAAGGTCCTCGGCCTCACCAGCGAGGAATTCCCAGCACTGCCCCGCTTTGACGACGCACGCGAGTTCCGCATTGATCAGCAGATCCTTCGTGATTGTCTGAAAAAAACATCCTATGCCATCTCCACGGACGAAACTCGTTACGTGCTCAATGGCATCCTCTTTTCCTTCAAGAACAACACCTTGACCATGGTGGCCACGGATGGCCGTCGTCTTGCCATGGTGGAGCAGGAACTCGAATTCCCGCAGAGCCAGGAAGTGGACATCATCGTCCCCACCAAGGCCGTCAACGAACTCGCCCGTCTCCTCGGGGATCTGGGGGAAGTCATCATCCGCGTCACCAACAGTCAGGTCGGTTTCGACCTCGGCGACGGCCTCCTCATCAGCAAGCTCATCGACGGCAATTACCCCAACTATCGCCAGGTCATCCCCGGCGAGGCCAAAGAGCGCATCGCCCTGGAGCGTGAAGTCTTCCTGAAAGCCATCAGCCGCGTCTCTCTTCTCGCCAGTGAAAAATCGAACTCCGTGAAGTTCCAGTTCACACCCGGCCAGGTCGAAATCATCGCCAGCAGCCCGGACATCGGTGAAGCCCGCGAAACCATCGCCATCAATTACAAAGGCGCGTCCATCACCATCGCTTTCAACCCGGAGTTCACCATGGCTCCCCTGCGCAATCTCAGTGCCGATGAAGTCCACCTTCACCTCATTGATGAGATCAGCCCTGGCGTCCTTCGCACCGGCACCAATTTCCTTTACGTTCTCATGCCCATGCGTGTGAACAGCTAA
- a CDS encoding choice-of-anchor D domain-containing protein, giving the protein MQREGPTIPLTDNDSGVDFGNVVQGANKTITFTLRNSGTQNLTGLALTAFGTHAKDFIISAPSVGILGAADTTTFTVTLRPSALGPRSAVLRIASNDATRQPFFRINVSGTGTAPELDITQSTLAMADGKSTVNFGTTVAVGESVIRSFTLTNSGTTDLTFSNLVVDGLHASEFQSGVLPSSLAPGQSAEYSVTFTPTSFGPRTAALHIISNDANESPFDIKLLGTAIGSEISIEQPVKVLLVSQTSSIDFGAVTTGSTAVRTFTLKNLGNAPLSGLALSSDSPRFAVSVLPDTLAVKGTTTFTVTYTPDAVAVHSGGITITSNDNDETNFVIGITGQGIEAAPPTITPDPQSQIIALGQPVTFSATVSSPVAMTQQWRKITGSAIAVIKGATVPTFSIPAVKLIDAKSLYQILATQTTGGQFAESASAALTVVDRKASLVNLAAGATATFTIVAAGSSELTYEWRKDGEPLPDELIYEISATNALIISSLKAADAGTYTCQVTGPGGTLSGGANVLTVFSAAPVITPNPLVLPPAIIAGSYSFFIPLDPAQGTATSFTSTKLPAGLALNTTTGEISGKPTISQAAPYAFTITAKNAIGSSIAPATLLVSPLTPDAAGSYIGIIPRGPVTQGLGGRIDLTITPTGSYTGKITLGADKAITFPAGSITSSLDSDLVTGTILVPRPKLDPVTVSFVIDTLTRRFTLSDCTVTIGADSSPFTGWRNVWTATAQAANYRGYYTFAIDVPVEFESINYIPQGLGFGSLTVPVNGAAFPLAGKLADGDSYTSSAFIGPDGDLAVFSTLPSKGTLVGTLQVSLGTGPAYTDNALTGSTLTWSRPASIPTKVNLYKDGFDPIPLTVEGGRYIAPVAPAIVMNKIAGPNNARLAFFDARITGPPSPADRYLTLTSSASLTLPATGPTLTSLKVASATGIFSGGFTLLDSHPFLFGAAPIKRTSTFQGLIIPTSSGQIGQGYFLLQQLPTDIYPAPTVLPTLSGGVIIE; this is encoded by the coding sequence GTGCAGCGTGAGGGACCGACGATTCCTTTAACGGACAATGACAGTGGGGTGGACTTCGGAAATGTCGTGCAAGGCGCAAACAAGACGATCACCTTCACTCTCCGCAACAGCGGCACACAAAACCTCACCGGCCTCGCATTGACCGCCTTCGGCACTCATGCCAAGGACTTCATCATCAGCGCTCCATCTGTCGGCATCCTCGGTGCGGCGGATACCACAACTTTCACCGTCACACTGCGTCCCAGTGCCCTGGGACCGCGCTCCGCTGTTCTGCGCATCGCCAGCAATGACGCCACCAGACAGCCCTTCTTCCGCATCAATGTCAGCGGCACAGGTACCGCGCCAGAGCTTGATATCACCCAAAGCACACTCGCCATGGCCGATGGCAAAAGCACCGTCAACTTTGGCACCACCGTAGCTGTCGGAGAATCCGTGATTCGTAGTTTCACCCTGACCAACTCAGGCACGACGGACCTGACCTTTAGCAATCTCGTGGTCGATGGCCTTCATGCCTCAGAATTTCAATCCGGTGTCCTGCCCTCTAGCTTGGCACCTGGTCAATCCGCCGAATATTCGGTGACCTTTACACCCACATCCTTTGGCCCGCGCACTGCTGCTCTGCACATAATCAGCAACGATGCCAATGAGTCCCCCTTTGACATCAAGCTCCTCGGCACCGCCATCGGTTCAGAGATCAGCATTGAGCAACCGGTCAAAGTCCTGCTCGTGAGCCAGACCAGCAGCATCGACTTCGGTGCAGTGACCACAGGCTCCACTGCCGTGCGCACCTTCACCTTGAAAAATCTGGGAAATGCGCCGCTCTCCGGGCTGGCCCTCAGCAGTGACTCTCCCCGCTTCGCCGTCTCCGTCCTTCCCGATACTCTCGCGGTCAAAGGCACCACAACGTTCACCGTCACCTATACACCTGATGCCGTCGCTGTTCACTCGGGTGGCATCACCATCACCAGCAATGACAACGATGAAACAAATTTCGTGATTGGCATCACGGGTCAAGGCATCGAAGCCGCACCTCCCACCATCACGCCAGATCCTCAGAGCCAGATCATCGCTTTGGGGCAGCCCGTCACCTTTAGCGCTACCGTTAGCTCACCAGTCGCCATGACCCAGCAGTGGAGAAAGATCACCGGCAGCGCCATCGCCGTGATCAAAGGAGCCACCGTCCCCACTTTCAGCATCCCCGCCGTGAAGCTCATTGATGCCAAGTCCCTCTACCAAATCCTCGCCACCCAAACCACCGGCGGCCAGTTTGCTGAAAGTGCATCGGCAGCGCTCACCGTCGTGGATCGCAAAGCCAGCCTCGTAAACCTCGCTGCAGGGGCCACCGCCACCTTCACCATTGTCGCCGCAGGCAGCAGTGAATTGACTTATGAATGGAGGAAAGATGGAGAGCCATTACCTGACGAATTGATTTATGAAATCAGTGCCACAAATGCACTCATCATCAGCAGTCTCAAAGCTGCAGATGCAGGCACCTACACCTGCCAGGTCACCGGTCCCGGTGGCACCCTCAGCGGTGGCGCCAACGTGTTGACAGTCTTCTCTGCGGCCCCCGTCATCACCCCCAACCCGCTCGTCCTGCCCCCCGCCATCATCGCGGGCAGCTACAGTTTCTTCATCCCGCTGGATCCCGCTCAGGGCACCGCCACCAGCTTCACCAGCACGAAGCTCCCTGCCGGATTAGCCCTCAATACCACCACGGGTGAAATCTCCGGTAAACCCACCATCAGCCAAGCCGCCCCGTATGCATTCACCATCACGGCAAAAAACGCCATCGGCTCCTCGATTGCCCCTGCCACCCTTTTGGTTAGTCCTCTCACGCCCGATGCCGCAGGCAGCTACATCGGCATCATCCCGCGTGGACCCGTGACTCAAGGCCTCGGGGGGCGTATTGATCTCACGATTACTCCGACTGGCAGTTATACGGGCAAGATCACCCTCGGTGCCGATAAAGCCATCACCTTCCCGGCAGGAAGCATCACCTCCAGTCTCGATAGTGACCTCGTCACTGGCACCATCCTGGTCCCGCGTCCAAAGCTGGATCCCGTCACCGTCAGCTTTGTCATTGATACGCTGACCCGTCGCTTCACCCTCTCGGATTGCACCGTCACCATCGGCGCAGACAGCAGTCCCTTCACAGGCTGGCGCAACGTCTGGACCGCCACCGCCCAGGCGGCCAACTATCGCGGCTACTACACCTTCGCCATTGATGTGCCTGTCGAGTTTGAGAGCATCAATTACATCCCTCAGGGGCTTGGTTTCGGCTCACTCACAGTTCCAGTCAATGGTGCGGCATTCCCCTTAGCCGGCAAGCTTGCCGATGGCGATTCCTACACCAGCAGTGCCTTCATCGGCCCCGATGGCGACCTCGCAGTATTCTCCACCCTCCCTTCCAAAGGCACCCTTGTTGGTACCCTCCAGGTCAGTCTTGGTACCGGTCCCGCCTACACAGACAACGCACTGACAGGATCCACGCTCACTTGGTCGCGCCCCGCTTCCATCCCGACCAAGGTGAATCTCTACAAAGACGGGTTTGATCCTATACCCCTCACGGTTGAAGGCGGGCGTTACATTGCTCCCGTCGCACCAGCCATCGTGATGAACAAAATCGCCGGGCCTAACAACGCCAGGCTCGCCTTCTTTGATGCCCGCATCACAGGCCCCCCATCACCGGCGGATCGTTATCTGACGCTCACTTCCAGTGCCTCTCTCACCCTTCCAGCCACAGGCCCCACCCTCACCTCACTGAAGGTCGCCAGCGCCACCGGCATCTTTAGTGGCGGCTTCACGCTCTTGGATAGCCATCCCTTCCTATTCGGTGCCGCCCCCATCAAACGTACAAGCACATTCCAGGGATTGATCATTCCCACCTCCAGCGGCCAGATCGGCCAGGGATACTTCCTGCTCCAGCAACTCCCCACAGACATCTATCCCGCCCCCACCGTACTCCCCACCCTCTCCGGTGGAGTAATCATCGAATAA